A section of the Flavobacterium sp. CG_23.5 genome encodes:
- a CDS encoding transcriptional regulator produces MNYIKHLTGFFNRIALENTLNPTHISLYITIFQCWNVNRFKNPITITRDEMMKGSKIASNATYHKCIKDLQRLGYLDYNPSFNPYSGTSITVHNFSEGYKSKSDDNELTCSKNESTRSKNDRTSSKNEQPIGQATEQVNGQLYIENKKTYKNNKNNIERTPEFEILDDNLILENPEKNKRKEKSSAKKEKVKAVTSNVSSRAASRDENPTLELTKEYFKFQEYSEFEAERFFNYYSSNGWLIGGKTKMKDWKAAARNWMMNTNKFNVKTPQNIPVKEQTRAYNLHAAADKNYGEPL; encoded by the coding sequence ATGAACTACATCAAACACCTTACAGGTTTCTTTAATCGAATAGCGCTTGAAAACACACTTAATCCAACGCACATCAGTTTATACATTACTATTTTTCAATGTTGGAATGTGAACCGGTTCAAGAATCCAATAACTATTACTCGAGACGAAATGATGAAAGGAAGTAAAATTGCTTCTAATGCCACCTATCATAAATGCATCAAAGACTTACAAAGATTGGGTTATTTAGATTACAACCCCTCTTTCAATCCGTATTCCGGTACTTCTATTACAGTCCACAATTTCTCAGAGGGATACAAATCAAAATCCGATGATAATGAGCTGACCTGTTCAAAAAATGAATCAACCCGTTCAAAAAATGACCGTACTAGTTCAAAAAATGAACAGCCTATTGGTCAGGCAACTGAACAGGTTAATGGTCAGCTCTATATAGAGAATAAAAAAACATATAAAAACAATAAAAACAATATAGAGAGAACACCCGAGTTTGAAATTTTAGATGATAATTTAATTTTAGAAAATCCAGAAAAAAATAAGAGAAAAGAAAAAAGTTCCGCCAAAAAAGAAAAGGTTAAAGCTGTCACTTCGAACGTGTCATCCCGAGCGGCGTCGAGGGACGAAAACCCAACATTGGAATTGACAAAAGAGTATTTCAAGTTTCAAGAATATTCCGAGTTTGAAGCAGAGCGATTTTTTAATTATTACTCCAGCAACGGATGGCTGATTGGTGGAAAAACAAAAATGAAAGATTGGAAAGCAGCTGCACGAAATTGGATGATGAACACTAATAAATTTAATGTAAAAACGCCACAAAACATCCCAGTAAAAGAGCAAACGAGAGCGTATAATCTCCACGCAGCTGCGGATAAAAACTACGGGGAACCACTTTAA
- a CDS encoding tetratricopeptide repeat protein, translated as MQIIHKINDFFFTLFPDLTPDNKDVITDAIKKQYSYGPFIPTVTLQEDLVIIDVDTETIITQDADYNKTVALCDKGKFDEARAILEKLIDKNPTNSEFHRILGQILSEQGDQDEAINALIDALRWNSTNGWALMMMGNIFARHKNDVTTALKYYDQAILANKADHITLANIAYLLLQENKLEDAKKYAYEAIKLKDNYPNTSFILSLIAEKENDLQSAFYSTIQAIKQSTNEEALYQNALKQAFSLANKIASDSDGKKLFKTYRSQLEAQGGIEIDIFKDDEIQTAAKIEFAERHNRDKHIVKYKSTYPAVEHLVMHELVHLDFVIQARKENLNQVFLSTQKNKQDFLQTIQPAIQKLKSMGVEETMVTKFTDGIFNGLNLQTYNTPIDVFIEDFLYKEYAELRSYQFLSLFNLLQEAIKSVTDERVLDLAPQNIVSKTKTYSLVNAMQFKALFGIDLIPEFKASTAELKQAQSFFNEFSEIKDDRKPGQEFELVKHWGKELNLDSFFELESETKFETKNNIDDFLTKLQQDPFGLEEVEDPLQKREMEKFQKHQEEIGTNMAIVMFMVDALKYFKDKAAEDIKQTALEIAMLGTMGIDPNKKDYIISSITGKRFSGNQILAYYYVSWTLAMPEQVQHLGLDFKKEYEMAKKIK; from the coding sequence ATGCAAATTATTCATAAAATAAACGATTTCTTTTTTACACTATTTCCAGATTTAACTCCTGATAACAAGGATGTAATAACTGATGCAATTAAAAAACAGTACTCTTATGGTCCTTTTATACCAACGGTTACTTTGCAGGAAGATTTAGTTATAATTGATGTCGATACCGAAACTATTATAACCCAAGACGCTGATTACAACAAAACCGTTGCCTTGTGCGACAAAGGAAAATTTGACGAAGCAAGAGCAATCCTCGAAAAATTAATCGATAAAAACCCTACTAATTCAGAGTTTCATAGAATTCTGGGACAAATACTTTCCGAGCAAGGTGACCAGGACGAAGCCATAAATGCTTTAATCGATGCACTACGTTGGAATTCAACTAACGGTTGGGCTCTAATGATGATGGGGAACATTTTTGCCAGACACAAAAACGATGTTACTACAGCTTTGAAGTATTACGACCAAGCGATATTGGCTAATAAAGCTGATCACATCACTTTAGCTAACATTGCTTACCTCCTCTTACAGGAAAACAAACTAGAAGACGCTAAAAAATATGCTTACGAAGCAATCAAGTTAAAAGACAATTATCCAAATACCTCTTTTATTCTTTCACTGATTGCAGAAAAGGAAAATGATTTACAATCTGCTTTTTATAGTACGATTCAAGCTATAAAACAGTCAACTAACGAAGAGGCACTTTACCAAAACGCATTAAAACAAGCCTTTTCCTTGGCCAATAAAATTGCAAGCGATTCCGATGGTAAAAAACTATTTAAAACCTACAGAAGCCAATTAGAAGCTCAGGGCGGAATTGAAATTGACATTTTCAAAGACGACGAAATCCAAACGGCTGCCAAAATAGAATTTGCGGAAAGACACAATCGCGACAAACATATCGTTAAATACAAATCGACCTATCCTGCAGTAGAACATCTAGTAATGCACGAATTGGTCCATTTAGATTTTGTAATCCAGGCACGTAAAGAAAATCTGAACCAAGTATTCTTATCTACTCAAAAAAACAAACAGGATTTCCTCCAAACCATACAACCAGCTATTCAAAAACTGAAAAGCATGGGAGTAGAAGAAACAATGGTTACTAAATTTACGGATGGAATCTTTAATGGATTAAATCTTCAAACCTACAACACACCAATTGATGTGTTCATTGAGGACTTCCTGTACAAAGAATATGCAGAATTAAGATCGTACCAATTCCTATCCCTTTTTAACTTGCTTCAAGAAGCAATTAAGTCCGTAACGGATGAAAGAGTTTTAGATTTAGCCCCGCAAAATATAGTTTCAAAAACTAAAACATATAGCTTGGTAAACGCCATGCAATTCAAAGCATTATTTGGGATTGATTTAATTCCGGAATTCAAAGCTTCAACAGCCGAATTAAAACAAGCCCAATCTTTTTTCAACGAATTTTCAGAAATCAAAGACGATCGCAAACCTGGACAAGAGTTCGAACTAGTAAAACATTGGGGAAAAGAACTCAATTTAGACTCTTTCTTCGAGTTAGAAAGCGAAACTAAATTCGAGACTAAAAATAACATCGATGATTTCCTAACAAAGCTGCAACAAGATCCTTTTGGTTTAGAGGAAGTGGAAGATCCTTTGCAAAAAAGGGAAATGGAAAAATTCCAAAAACATCAAGAAGAAATTGGAACCAACATGGCTATTGTCATGTTTATGGTTGATGCCCTAAAGTACTTCAAAGACAAAGCAGCAGAAGATATAAAACAAACAGCGCTTGAAATTGCCATGTTAGGCACAATGGGTATTGATCCCAATAAAAAAGACTACATCATTTCCAGCATAACCGGCAAACGCTTTTCAGGTAATCAAATCCTTGCCTACTATTATGTTTCTTGGACTTTAGCCATGCCAGAACAAGTGCAACATCTTGGTTTGGATTTTAAAAAAGAATATGAAATGGCAAAGAAAATAAAATAG
- a CDS encoding PAS domain-containing protein, with product MQQEIHHEKNQERMNTICQMFLKMGEGNFAYRIARTGNNDKLESVAILVNLLAKKMEESVSQLDYIYPLPSHSLVAQGVFRVSSKFEINNISAAVTTVTGYNADQLIGKDFAEILVKESLPLLEKVKTEIIANKSYNNIVSLEFITIDKLSILVSCIFSKLSKSQDIVITLFSPVNDNVMGKKS from the coding sequence ATGCAGCAAGAAATACATCACGAAAAAAATCAAGAACGTATGAACACTATCTGTCAAATGTTTCTAAAAATGGGAGAAGGAAATTTTGCCTATCGGATAGCTAGAACTGGGAATAATGATAAACTGGAGTCTGTAGCAATTCTAGTAAATTTGTTGGCTAAAAAAATGGAGGAATCTGTTTCTCAGTTGGATTACATTTATCCCTTACCGAGCCACTCGTTAGTTGCGCAAGGTGTGTTTCGTGTAAGTAGTAAATTTGAAATAAACAATATTAGTGCTGCAGTAACTACTGTGACGGGCTACAATGCTGACCAACTCATAGGAAAAGATTTTGCAGAAATACTTGTGAAAGAATCCTTGCCCTTATTGGAGAAGGTAAAAACTGAAATTATAGCGAATAAGTCTTATAATAACATTGTCTCATTGGAATTTATAACTATCGATAAATTATCTATTTTAGTTAGCTGTATTTTTTCAAAATTATCGAAAAGTCAAGACATAGTTATTACTTTGTTTTCCCCTGTAAACGATAATGTAATGGGAAAGAAATCTTAG
- a CDS encoding ATPase codes for MTSKYNYPEIIAWLEKKGKKDFGDKFQFLEQDTTNITKLICYFLDDQCTAAKFEIDLSKGILLSGPVGCGKTSLMALMRYVPQPNKKFFMKTSRDISFEFIKDGYEVIQRYSHGHNTHAEHKNYCFDDLGTEKNLKYFGNECNVMAEIILSRYDIFISKKIYTHITTNLSASEIETAYGNRVRSRLRNMLNLIPFDKTTKDKR; via the coding sequence ATGACATCAAAATACAATTATCCAGAAATTATTGCTTGGTTAGAAAAAAAAGGCAAAAAGGATTTTGGAGACAAATTTCAATTCCTAGAACAAGACACGACAAACATCACAAAACTGATTTGTTATTTTCTAGATGATCAATGTACTGCAGCTAAGTTTGAAATCGACCTCAGCAAAGGAATTCTTCTTTCTGGCCCAGTAGGCTGCGGTAAAACTTCTTTGATGGCATTAATGCGCTACGTACCTCAACCAAATAAAAAGTTCTTCATGAAAACGAGCCGGGACATTAGTTTTGAGTTCATCAAAGATGGATATGAAGTAATTCAGCGCTACAGCCATGGCCACAACACCCATGCCGAACATAAAAACTACTGTTTCGATGATTTAGGCACCGAAAAGAACCTCAAATACTTCGGAAACGAATGTAATGTCATGGCAGAGATTATTCTCTCCAGGTACGACATTTTTATATCCAAGAAAATCTACACCCACATCACCACAAACCTCTCCGCATCCGAAATAGAAACCGCCTACGGTAATCGAGTCCGGTCTCGCTTGAGAAACATGCTGAACTTAATCCCTTTTGACAAAACCACCAAAGACAAACGATAA
- a CDS encoding helix-turn-helix domain-containing protein: MTTENPTLFTHQLITKGDLVEFKNNLIAEIKEIINHNPEPKKWLKSSEVKKLLKISPGTLQNLRVNGTLNYTKIGSIIYYNYTDIQKLLEIN; encoded by the coding sequence ATGACAACAGAAAACCCTACCCTATTTACCCATCAGCTTATTACTAAAGGTGATTTAGTAGAATTCAAAAACAACCTTATAGCGGAAATTAAGGAAATCATCAATCACAATCCGGAACCCAAAAAATGGCTCAAATCTTCTGAAGTTAAGAAACTACTCAAGATCTCCCCTGGCACACTACAAAACCTGCGCGTCAACGGAACATTAAACTACACCAAAATTGGAAGTATTATTTATTACAATTATACCGATATCCAAAAATTGCTCGAAATCAATTAA
- a CDS encoding helix-turn-helix domain-containing protein, protein MNTATKPKHIGRNISRIRELRGMKQEALAVAMGVSQQTVSNMEGSETIEDALLEKISTLLNVSPEGIRQFSEETVFNIINNTFTDSSSNNNNYLCSINPLDKILELYERLLSAEKEKIIYLEKLLKDK, encoded by the coding sequence ATGAACACAGCAACAAAACCAAAACACATAGGTCGTAACATCAGTCGCATTCGTGAACTTCGTGGTATGAAACAGGAAGCTTTGGCGGTTGCCATGGGTGTAAGTCAACAAACCGTTTCTAATATGGAAGGTAGTGAAACAATTGAAGATGCGCTTTTGGAAAAAATCTCAACTCTCTTAAACGTTTCTCCAGAAGGAATAAGACAATTCAGTGAAGAAACTGTATTTAATATTATAAATAATACCTTCACAGATAGTAGTTCTAATAACAATAATTATTTATGTTCAATTAATCCACTGGATAAAATTCTTGAACTTTATGAACGTCTATTGTCAGCTGAAAAAGAAAAAATAATTTATTTAGAAAAGTTACTTAAAGATAAATAA
- a CDS encoding RteC domain-containing protein, which produces MLKFSRKVLSELEEELNTIFFDYDNPIIMCEKSIETIVKHFKILKSFVLENEFENEKDEIHFFKIIKPKFTSKLIYFKKVRKLETRKPLGSKRIQREYLDSELNKLNINFTENIEFYNYYRLGGEFIDSKIFIRNNAEINYNLETFYHELDHRFSTTHDYKVASILANEIFQKYIENKIRNLNENISPYMVPVVDFKTLKWTESKTALIETVYALHTQKAFNHGKVGIVEIAKYLEKVFDIELGDIYRVFNEIKNRKINKTKFLDTLSENLNKRFDEQDWK; this is translated from the coding sequence ATGCTAAAATTCAGTCGTAAAGTTCTCAGTGAACTAGAAGAAGAATTAAACACTATTTTTTTTGATTATGACAATCCAATCATTATGTGCGAGAAATCCATAGAAACGATTGTAAAGCATTTTAAAATTCTTAAAAGTTTCGTTTTAGAAAATGAATTTGAAAATGAAAAAGATGAAATTCACTTTTTTAAAATCATAAAACCAAAATTCACTTCAAAATTAATATACTTCAAGAAAGTTAGAAAACTGGAAACTCGAAAACCGCTTGGCAGCAAAAGAATTCAGCGTGAGTATTTGGATTCTGAGTTAAACAAACTCAATATCAATTTTACTGAAAATATAGAATTTTATAATTATTATCGATTAGGAGGCGAGTTCATTGATAGTAAAATTTTTATTCGAAATAATGCTGAAATCAATTATAATTTAGAGACATTTTACCACGAATTAGATCATCGCTTTTCAACAACTCATGACTATAAAGTAGCTAGCATTCTGGCTAATGAAATTTTTCAAAAATACATTGAAAATAAAATTCGAAACTTAAACGAGAACATATCTCCGTATATGGTACCAGTAGTAGACTTTAAAACTTTAAAATGGACAGAGAGTAAAACGGCTTTAATTGAAACAGTTTATGCATTACATACCCAAAAAGCATTCAATCATGGAAAAGTAGGTATTGTAGAAATAGCAAAATACTTGGAAAAAGTCTTTGATATAGAATTGGGAGATATTTACAGGGTATTCAATGAAATTAAAAATCGTAAAATAAACAAAACTAAATTCTTAGATACTTTAAGCGAAAATCTCAACAAACGCTTCGACGAACAAGACTGGAAATAA
- a CDS encoding site-specific DNA-methyltransferase, producing MNKQELISKIKKLEGVTQDERAYLINLVNTKKKYGLVWEDKPEDVEEQLRENLPVLKEVKEKAIINGEEHPNHILIEGDNLHALTALTFTHEGKIDVIYIDPPYNTGNKDFKYNDTFVDKEDSFRHSKWLSFMYKRLKIAKKLLHENGIVYISIDDNEQSQLKLLCDEIFIENNFVGTFIWVKKKKGSHLSKTLRSMTEYVLCYSKSIKNIELYGEEAYADKWQPLVKRTNSLKNLVFPENFLQTTLKNGKYLAGKYGNGTSSIKIKNDFNIEEGIILESITVEASFVWVQKKLNEEIKLGSAISLSSKFGFNTLRHNQSDKIKRPSSLINPEIGVGTNEDAYQELINIFNAEGVMTYPKPSTLISYLINTLTFYSKNESPIILDFFAGTGTSLHSTMALNAEDGGNRQCILVTNNENNICEEVTYERNKRVIEGYNNAKGAAVEGLKNNNLRYFKSEYVSRDQSMKNKKELAKLATELLCIKEDCYHELHSKVKWYRAFSGQKSQFIIIYEDMKIEDSFEIIKKLFDEKKNDNPVKVYVFSNGQYPYTEDFEEVLALITLCALPDAIYKAYQNVLPNKKRTTVPDLEEDAIDEEGYLFNQETV from the coding sequence ATGAACAAACAAGAACTTATCTCAAAAATAAAAAAACTAGAGGGCGTAACTCAAGACGAGCGTGCCTATTTAATTAATTTGGTAAACACCAAAAAGAAATACGGCTTAGTTTGGGAAGACAAACCCGAAGATGTGGAGGAACAATTACGAGAAAATCTTCCTGTATTGAAAGAAGTAAAAGAAAAAGCCATCATTAATGGTGAGGAACATCCAAACCATATTTTAATTGAAGGCGACAACCTGCATGCATTAACTGCTCTGACGTTTACACACGAAGGCAAAATAGATGTGATTTATATTGATCCACCTTATAATACTGGTAATAAAGATTTTAAATACAACGATACCTTTGTAGATAAAGAAGACAGCTTTCGCCATAGTAAATGGCTCTCCTTTATGTATAAGAGGTTAAAAATTGCTAAAAAATTATTACATGAAAATGGTATTGTTTATATAAGTATTGATGATAATGAACAATCTCAATTGAAATTATTATGTGACGAAATCTTTATTGAAAATAATTTTGTAGGCACTTTTATATGGGTAAAAAAGAAGAAGGGAAGTCATCTTTCTAAGACTTTGAGAAGTATGACAGAGTATGTTTTGTGTTATTCAAAATCAATAAAAAACATTGAATTATATGGTGAAGAAGCATATGCTGATAAATGGCAACCATTAGTTAAAAGAACTAATTCACTTAAAAATTTAGTTTTTCCAGAAAATTTTTTACAAACTACTTTAAAAAACGGTAAATATTTAGCTGGTAAATATGGAAACGGTACTTCATCAATAAAAATTAAAAATGATTTCAATATCGAGGAAGGTATAATTTTGGAAAGCATTACTGTTGAGGCCTCTTTCGTTTGGGTTCAAAAAAAATTAAATGAAGAAATTAAACTGGGTAGTGCGATATCCCTTTCTTCCAAATTTGGTTTTAATACTTTAAGGCACAATCAGAGTGATAAAATTAAAAGACCATCTTCTTTAATAAATCCTGAAATTGGTGTTGGCACAAATGAAGATGCATATCAAGAGTTAATTAATATATTTAATGCAGAAGGTGTAATGACCTATCCAAAACCTTCTACTTTAATTTCATATTTGATTAATACTTTAACTTTCTATTCAAAAAATGAAAGTCCAATAATTCTAGATTTTTTTGCTGGTACAGGAACATCATTACATTCTACAATGGCACTCAATGCAGAAGACGGTGGAAATCGTCAATGTATTTTAGTAACCAACAATGAAAATAATATTTGTGAAGAAGTGACCTATGAACGTAATAAAAGAGTGATTGAAGGCTATAACAATGCTAAAGGTGCTGCAGTTGAAGGTTTAAAAAACAATAATTTGAGGTATTTTAAAAGTGAATATGTTAGTCGGGATCAATCCATGAAGAACAAAAAAGAACTTGCAAAACTGGCCACAGAACTATTATGTATTAAAGAAGATTGTTACCATGAATTGCATAGTAAAGTGAAATGGTACCGCGCCTTCTCTGGACAAAAATCACAGTTTATCATTATTTATGAGGATATGAAGATCGAAGATAGCTTTGAAATCATTAAAAAGCTCTTTGACGAAAAGAAAAACGACAATCCTGTTAAAGTATATGTATTCAGTAATGGCCAATATCCCTATACGGAGGATTTTGAGGAAGTTTTAGCACTTATCACACTCTGTGCTTTACCTGATGCAATATATAAAGCCTATCAAAATGTGTTGCCAAACAAGAAACGGACTACTGTTCCAGATTTAGAAGAAGATGCAATAGACGAAGAAGGATATTTATTTAATCAAGAAACCGTATAA